From a single Anabas testudineus chromosome 5, fAnaTes1.2, whole genome shotgun sequence genomic region:
- the ubap1 gene encoding ubiquitin-associated protein 1 gives MAARKSGSDAYNNGPISYLDDVPFKINEKFRCPAKVGLPVGFCVPDCSSLLETQYDFSLERRSVRWGAELSKARAAEARAVAAGAKQEAESRECLAQAQDIDSGGGKKPHPAAEDQDLPPPALNPVLVGLSHNAILTPLPAPSLGPRKTQPSTPQPSSLNLADFEREEDPFDKLELKTLDDKEELRNILQSQPQPQPPPSVSPPEVTQSSASHGNSSSQSSTNSSLSAKPGFIHKPNGLVALLDTERVGHPGRAGFDTDDRPCNIRSLTFPKLTDSGDTKPVPYPAPIPAPRHSLPNGSPPTVPKTHIIVSPEPPSHTKSGTPNPVNPASGSATLPCGGALLSLNPSERQCVETLVGMGYSYEGVLRAMQKQGQNVEQVLDYLILSGRLCERGFDASAVEECLEMYQCSEEKALQFLELMSRFGEMGFERDAIKEVLLVHNNDQDKALEDLMARATAS, from the exons ATGGCTGCGAGGAAGTCTGGCTCAGATGCATACAACAATG GACCCATCAGCTACCTTGATGACGTTCCCTTTAAGATCAATGAAAAATTTCGCTGCCCAGCTAAAGTGGGTTTGCCTGTTGGTTTCTGCGTGCCAGACTGTAGCTCTTTGCTTGAGACACAG TATGACTTTTCCCTGGAGAGGCGAAGTGTGCGCTGGGGGGCTGAACTGTCCAAAGCCAGAGCAGCAGAGGCCAGAGCTGTAGCGGCAGGGGccaaacaggaagcagagagcAGGGAGTGTTTAGCTCAGGCCCAGGACATTGATAGTGGTGGAGGTAAGAAACCCCATCCTGCTGCAGAGGACCAGGACCTTCCACCACCTGCGTTGAACCCTGTCCTTGTGGGACTGAGCCATAATGCCATTCTCACTCCATTGCCTGCCCCAAGCCTTGGCCCCAGGAAAACTCAGCCTAGCACACCTCAGCCCAGCAGTCTCAATCTTGCTGACTTTGAGCGGGAAGAGGACCCCTTTGACAAGCTGGAGCTCAAAACCTTGGACGATAAGGAAGAGCTCAGGAACATCCTCCAGAGCCAGCCCCAACCACAGCCTCCTCCCTCTGTATCCCCACCAGAGGTCACGCAGAGTTCAGCGTCACATGGAAACAGCTCATCTCAATCCAGTACCAACAGTAGCCTTTCAGCCAAACCAGGTTTCATCCACAAACCTAATGGGTTGGTTGCCTTGCTGGATACGGAAAGAGTTGGGCATCCTGGGAGAGCAGGGTTTGACACAGATGACCGACCATGTAATATCCGCTCTCTGACGTTTCCCAAGCTCACTGATTCTGGGGATACAAAGCCAGTACCGTATCCTGCACCCATCCCTGCTCCTCGGCACAGTCTACCGAATGGCAGTCCACCAACCGTACCCAAGACGCATATTATTGTTTCACCTGAGCCACCCAGCCACACCAAGAGTGGCACACCAAACCCA GTCAACCCAGCGTCAGGATCTGCTACTCTGCCATGTGGTGGAGCCCTGCTCAGTCTGAACCCTAGCGAGCGTCAGTGTGTGGAAACGCTGGTAGGCATGGGCTACTCTTATGAGGGTGTCCTACGGGCGATGCAGAAACAAGGGCAGAACGTTGAGCAG GTTCTGGATTACCTTATTTTATCTGGACGCCTGTGTGAGCGGGGTTTTGATGCAAGTGCAGTGGAGGAATGTTTAGAGATGTACCAATGCTCAGAGGAAAAG GCCTTACAGTTCCTTGAACTGATGTCAAGATTTGGTGAAATGGGATTTGAGCGGGACGCCATTAAAGAAGTGCTGCTGGTTCACAACAACGATCAGGACAAGGCTCTAGAGGACCTGATGGCTCGTGCTACAGCTAGCTGA